A portion of the Candidatus Bathyarchaeota archaeon genome contains these proteins:
- the npdG gene encoding NADPH-dependent F420 reductase — protein MDRRIALVGGTGNQGPPLAVRWALSGNEVWIGSRSAEKAWKVAVEINEILKGLGSNSKVGYGLNREVVKMAEIVVLTIPFEGLGPTIEDIRGSLEAGTIIVSPIVPCKFDGEPQLIRLEKGSAAEIVAEMLPEMRVIAALHTVSSKRLEEYSAPVEGDVIVCGDDTSAKKIVMNLVEQIPNLRALDGGGLENAHIVEEITVLLIKIGRMIKKRDLGIKIE, from the coding sequence TTGGATAGAAGGATTGCGTTAGTCGGGGGAACCGGGAATCAGGGTCCCCCCCTCGCTGTTAGGTGGGCTCTCTCAGGTAATGAGGTGTGGATAGGTTCCAGGAGTGCTGAGAAGGCCTGGAAGGTTGCGGTGGAGATCAACGAGATCCTCAAAGGGCTTGGATCCAATTCTAAGGTTGGCTATGGGCTGAATAGAGAGGTGGTTAAAATGGCTGAGATAGTGGTCTTAACCATACCCTTTGAGGGGTTGGGCCCAACAATAGAGGATATAAGAGGCTCTCTGGAGGCTGGAACCATCATAGTCTCTCCTATAGTACCCTGCAAGTTTGATGGAGAGCCTCAGCTCATAAGGCTTGAGAAGGGCTCGGCCGCGGAGATTGTGGCGGAGATGCTCCCGGAAATGAGGGTGATCGCAGCCCTGCACACCGTCTCATCTAAGAGGCTTGAGGAATACTCAGCCCCCGTTGAGGGGGATGTGATCGTATGTGGCGACGATACCTCGGCGAAAAAGATCGTTATGAACCTCGTGGAGCAGATACCGAATCTGAGAGCTCTCGATGGAGGTGGACTGGAGAACGCCCACATTGTGGAGGAGATAACGGTTCTATTGATAAAGATTGGTAGGATGATAAAAAAGAGAGACCTGGGCATCAAGATAGAGTGA
- a CDS encoding FMN-binding glutamate synthase family protein has product MGERVQWNSAFQNGMCLTGTQTRVRDVSPQSGMCALCIRDCPFLCEVGLSAFRGREVLYPMPDYFGRSTAASLKDYRLDWSDFNIMAELLGAKGIPQDPDLAIFENADITTRIGGIPLKVPIIAGAFGSTAVAKVNWDGLAVGCALSGASIVIGENVCGMDPGARFAGGKVTHSDDMEYRVKKFREFWDGVHGEVVVQTNVEDARLGVDDYVMSKLEVNVIERKWGQGAKAIGGEVRLNTLERAKELKERGYIVIPDPDDPGVQEAFKAGVFKTFERHSRVGMPKLRDFVEDVVSLRERGARVVTIKTGAYRPSTVAWTMKVASEAEVDYITFDGAGGGTGMSPVPMMNEMSTPTVYLEAQVLKCAQILKKKGRFVPDISMAGGFMNETQIYKSIAMSNFGEGPYVKAIVMARAPLTAVMKSSYFEEMAKEGKLPKAFSDRYGSTPEKFFKAIPDLEARLGKEKVKSIPYPAIGLYTYFTDRIGIGLKQLLAGSRKFRLDLLDRRDIAALTERAHKVTGIPLLEELDSEEMELILDS; this is encoded by the coding sequence ATGGGTGAACGAGTACAATGGAACTCCGCCTTTCAGAACGGGATGTGCCTGACCGGAACACAGACGAGAGTTAGGGATGTCTCGCCCCAGAGCGGGATGTGCGCCCTCTGCATAAGGGACTGCCCCTTCCTCTGCGAGGTGGGCCTCTCAGCCTTCAGGGGGAGGGAGGTCCTCTATCCGATGCCAGACTACTTCGGTAGAAGTACCGCAGCATCACTTAAGGACTATAGGCTGGACTGGTCGGACTTCAACATAATGGCAGAGCTCCTCGGCGCCAAGGGGATACCACAAGACCCTGATCTCGCGATCTTCGAGAATGCAGATATAACTACAAGGATTGGTGGAATACCCCTTAAGGTGCCAATCATCGCCGGGGCCTTCGGGTCTACGGCGGTGGCCAAGGTAAATTGGGATGGCCTAGCTGTGGGATGCGCCCTATCCGGGGCCTCAATTGTGATCGGGGAGAACGTGTGCGGGATGGATCCGGGTGCCAGGTTCGCTGGCGGGAAGGTCACCCACTCTGATGACATGGAGTATAGGGTAAAAAAGTTCAGGGAGTTCTGGGATGGAGTGCATGGCGAGGTCGTGGTCCAGACAAATGTCGAAGACGCTAGGCTCGGAGTCGACGATTATGTCATGTCCAAGCTGGAGGTGAATGTGATAGAGAGGAAGTGGGGGCAGGGGGCTAAGGCGATAGGTGGAGAGGTTAGGCTCAACACCCTAGAGAGGGCTAAGGAGCTAAAGGAGAGGGGATACATCGTCATCCCCGATCCTGACGACCCTGGAGTTCAGGAGGCCTTCAAGGCAGGAGTCTTTAAGACATTCGAACGCCACAGCAGAGTGGGTATGCCCAAGCTGAGGGACTTCGTGGAAGATGTGGTCTCTCTTAGGGAGCGTGGGGCTAGAGTAGTCACCATCAAGACGGGGGCCTACAGGCCGTCCACGGTGGCGTGGACGATGAAGGTCGCTTCGGAGGCCGAGGTGGATTACATAACCTTTGACGGCGCTGGGGGTGGAACAGGTATGAGCCCGGTACCAATGATGAACGAGATGAGCACCCCGACGGTATACCTTGAGGCACAGGTTTTGAAATGTGCTCAGATATTGAAGAAGAAGGGAAGGTTCGTCCCGGATATATCCATGGCTGGAGGATTCATGAACGAGACCCAGATATACAAATCCATAGCCATGAGCAACTTCGGAGAGGGGCCATACGTGAAGGCCATAGTAATGGCTAGGGCCCCATTGACCGCGGTGATGAAGAGCAGCTACTTCGAGGAGATGGCAAAGGAGGGTAAGCTGCCGAAGGCCTTCTCGGACAGATATGGGAGCACGCCTGAAAAGTTCTTCAAGGCGATACCGGATCTCGAGGCGAGGCTTGGAAAGGAGAAGGTTAAGTCAATACCTTACCCTGCCATAGGCCTCTACACCTATTTCACCGACAGGATAGGGATAGGGTTAAAGCAGCTCCTCGCAGGATCTAGGAAGTTCAGGCTTGACCTGTTGGACCGCAGAGACATAGCTGCCCTGACGGAGAGGGCTCACAAGGTGACAGGAATACCCCTCCTAGAAGAGCTAGACAGCGAAGAGATGGAACTCATACTGGACTCCTAG
- the fliE gene encoding flagellar hook-basal body complex protein FliE, whose protein sequence is MGRNRASVILITGMPGSGKTTLAEYIGRQGYMIINMGDAVRELASTWGLEPTAQNLGLIAERIRREEGEAGIARRCIGRIKERALDRILVDGIRSLEEVDAFKEDFEVTLLAVHASPKTRFKRILKRGRKDDPLSWEDFLRRDRRELALGLGSAIAMADYMIVNEGPPENLERFAKRLIRALQRDQ, encoded by the coding sequence ATGGGGAGAAATAGAGCATCTGTGATTCTCATCACGGGAATGCCAGGCTCTGGAAAGACCACGCTGGCGGAATACATTGGGAGGCAGGGATACATGATCATAAATATGGGGGACGCCGTAAGGGAGTTAGCATCTACATGGGGGCTGGAGCCAACGGCCCAGAACCTGGGACTAATAGCTGAGAGGATTAGAAGGGAGGAAGGGGAGGCAGGTATTGCTAGGAGATGTATTGGAAGGATCAAAGAACGAGCTCTGGATCGAATACTTGTTGACGGTATCAGAAGCCTAGAGGAGGTGGATGCCTTTAAGGAGGACTTCGAGGTCACCCTTCTGGCAGTACATGCTTCTCCAAAGACGCGATTCAAAAGGATCTTGAAGAGAGGTAGAAAAGATGACCCCTTGAGCTGGGAGGATTTTTTAAGGAGGGACAGGCGTGAGCTTGCCCTTGGGCTGGGTTCGGCTATAGCGATGGCAGACTATATGATTGTGAACGAGGGCCCCCCAGAGAACCTCGAGAGATTTGCGAAGAGGCTTATTAGGGCCCTTCAACGCGATCAATAG
- a CDS encoding anaerobic ribonucleoside-triphosphate reductase activating protein, with protein sequence MVVIYMRRLRVGGIVDLSTVDWYGNVSLVVFLSGCNFRCPYCQNMSLIRGDYGEDLSLDALRKRIEVNISLLDSVVFSGGEPLLQRDGLMEALEMVRSLGLKTMIETNGSLPEVVESLLKRALLDRVALDVKAPLEDEVYGRVIGVPALGGAAVNGVKKTLKICRGFGVEVEARTTIVPKISDEPWFIRDIASSIRELCVAYQLQQFDNLGDILSPELKMLTPPSRESMLKLAEEAVKEGVKEVYVKTRELGLERIKWGEIEHL encoded by the coding sequence ATGGTCGTGATCTATATGAGGAGGCTGAGGGTGGGTGGAATCGTAGATTTATCCACAGTGGACTGGTACGGCAATGTCTCACTCGTCGTCTTTTTATCAGGATGCAACTTCAGATGTCCCTACTGCCAGAACATGAGTCTGATACGAGGAGATTATGGAGAGGATCTGAGCCTGGATGCTCTTCGGAAGCGCATCGAGGTCAACATATCTCTTCTCGACTCGGTCGTCTTCTCTGGAGGGGAACCCCTCCTACAGCGCGATGGCCTAATGGAGGCCTTGGAGATGGTCAGGAGCTTGGGTCTAAAGACCATGATCGAGACCAATGGAAGCCTCCCAGAGGTGGTTGAGAGCCTCCTTAAGAGGGCTCTGCTGGACAGGGTGGCCCTCGACGTGAAGGCTCCACTAGAGGATGAAGTCTACGGTAGAGTTATAGGAGTTCCAGCTCTCGGAGGTGCAGCTGTTAATGGGGTTAAGAAGACGCTTAAAATCTGTAGGGGCTTCGGGGTTGAGGTTGAGGCTAGAACCACTATAGTGCCGAAGATCTCAGATGAGCCTTGGTTCATACGAGATATCGCTTCCAGCATCAGGGAGCTGTGTGTGGCTTACCAGCTCCAGCAGTTCGACAATTTAGGTGATATCCTTAGCCCTGAGCTGAAGATGCTAACCCCCCCTAGCAGGGAGAGCATGCTCAAATTGGCCGAAGAGGCTGTGAAGGAGGGGGTCAAGGAGGTCTACGTGAAGACCAGGGAGTTGGGGTTGGAGAGAATTAAATGGGGAGAAATAGAGCATCTGTGA
- a CDS encoding saccharopine dehydrogenase NADP-binding domain-containing protein: MRVLILGCGNIGSVATEDLSRKGSIELVVADKLEGRARWLRGWGWIIFQV, encoded by the coding sequence TTGAGAGTTCTTATCCTTGGCTGTGGGAATATAGGCTCTGTAGCCACCGAGGATCTCTCCAGAAAGGGCTCCATCGAGCTTGTTGTAGCCGATAAGTTGGAGGGGAGGGCTAGGTGGCTGAGAGGGTGGGGATGGATAATATTTCAGGTCTAA
- a CDS encoding saccharopine dehydrogenase NADP-binding domain-containing protein, with protein MELRRALRDFELALGLLPGHLGYGLVKACVDSGVKLVDVSYMPEDPMTMDERALEAGVTIIPDCGVAPGLSNILVGRSVQKFEVRSIHILYWRNPSKGLNLPLDIL; from the coding sequence TTGGAGCTGAGGAGGGCCTTAAGGGATTTTGAACTGGCCTTGGGCCTCCTCCCTGGACACTTAGGATATGGTCTGGTAAAAGCCTGTGTTGACTCAGGAGTAAAGCTGGTTGATGTCTCCTATATGCCGGAGGATCCCATGACGATGGATGAGAGGGCTTTGGAGGCTGGTGTTACTATAATCCCAGACTGTGGAGTAGCGCCAGGCCTGAGCAATATACTAGTTGGACGATCAGTTCAGAAGTTCGAGGTTCGCTCGATCCATATACTTTATTGGCGGAATCCCAGCAAGGGGCTGAACCTCCCCTTGGATATATTATAA
- the cca gene encoding CCA tRNA nucleotidyltransferase — protein MEGLGGWNELRDEILRRITPSREEEESLCRLCSRLERDITRLLEEAGIEGVAEVHGSAARGTWLAGEKDIDLFLILDPKYDRTIFQKALDVVKMYLGSGWVEAYAEHPYIKSVIDGFDVEFVPCYKVEPGKRLYSATDRTPLHTRFVNENLSPERRGDVRLLKQFMKGIGVYGAEVKVGGFSGYLCELLIICLGSFEEVLLRASNWKRGESIDITGKWREDDLRRVFKNPIIVVDPVDPSRNVASAVSDTSAWTFVAAARSFLEKPREIFFFHEEETNPASLLEDLRCRDPPILCILIPDESPPVPDILWGQLYKAEKALSGLLERRGFKILRSSPWSDEVSRHIMVFEVESVEIPSTMKFMGPPVEMVEDSERFLRAHLKADSTITGPWIEDARWWVGMKRKYKDARKLLNEALSRDGRGIGIPRILNERIKKGFKILLNDEIKDLLEGDFIRFMVDFIRGRPVWLE, from the coding sequence ATGGAAGGTTTAGGGGGATGGAATGAGCTCAGAGATGAGATCCTGAGGAGGATAACTCCCAGCCGTGAGGAAGAGGAGTCCCTATGTAGGCTCTGCTCTAGGCTTGAACGGGATATAACTCGACTTCTGGAGGAAGCTGGAATTGAAGGGGTGGCGGAGGTACATGGCTCGGCGGCCCGGGGCACATGGCTAGCGGGTGAGAAGGATATCGATCTATTCCTGATACTGGATCCAAAATATGACCGCACAATATTCCAGAAGGCTCTGGATGTTGTTAAGATGTATTTGGGCTCTGGGTGGGTTGAAGCTTATGCTGAACATCCATACATAAAGTCAGTTATAGATGGCTTCGATGTCGAGTTCGTCCCATGCTATAAGGTTGAACCCGGAAAAAGGTTATATTCAGCCACCGATAGAACCCCCCTGCACACAAGATTTGTTAATGAGAATCTAAGCCCAGAAAGGCGAGGTGATGTTAGGCTCCTCAAGCAGTTCATGAAGGGGATAGGGGTATACGGTGCTGAGGTGAAGGTGGGAGGGTTCTCAGGTTATCTCTGCGAGCTACTCATCATCTGCCTGGGATCCTTCGAGGAGGTTCTACTCCGAGCCTCAAACTGGAAAAGAGGAGAGAGTATAGATATCACAGGTAAGTGGAGGGAGGATGATCTGAGAAGGGTATTCAAGAACCCCATAATCGTAGTGGACCCCGTAGACCCGAGCAGAAATGTTGCCTCAGCAGTCTCCGATACAAGCGCATGGACCTTCGTCGCCGCGGCCAGATCCTTCTTAGAGAAACCGAGGGAGATCTTCTTCTTTCACGAGGAGGAGACGAACCCAGCCTCTCTCCTAGAAGATCTTAGATGCAGAGATCCCCCCATTCTATGCATCCTAATACCCGACGAATCTCCCCCTGTTCCAGATATCCTCTGGGGACAGCTATATAAGGCTGAGAAGGCCCTATCCGGGCTCCTTGAAAGGAGGGGATTTAAGATTCTTAGGTCCTCGCCCTGGAGCGATGAGGTCTCTAGGCATATAATGGTCTTTGAGGTGGAGAGCGTTGAGATCCCGAGCACCATGAAGTTCATGGGACCTCCAGTAGAGATGGTTGAGGACAGTGAACGCTTTCTAAGGGCGCACCTCAAGGCGGACTCTACTATCACAGGGCCATGGATCGAAGATGCGAGATGGTGGGTTGGAATGAAGAGAAAGTATAAAGATGCTCGCAAGCTCCTCAACGAGGCATTAAGTAGGGATGGAAGGGGGATAGGGATACCACGAATCCTAAATGAGAGGATTAAGAAGGGCTTCAAGATCCTATTGAACGATGAGATTAAAGATCTGTTAGAGGGAGATTTTATCAGGTTTATGGTGGACTTCATAAGGGGAAGGCCAGTCTGGCTTGAGTGA
- a CDS encoding amidohydrolase, with product MEAQRREKRLRVDIHCHLSMLEYTDPRHPRIVMVSREEFISDLDAAGFDIAVVLSDQRTPPEAVSNYVSSTPGRLVGFGYVNPTRPDAFEEVKRQREELRLHGLKLYPTLDGYRADDPRAFRVYEVASDLGMPVMFHQAGMPEGYALLRYTDPEQIDVVAACFPELKIILAHLGYPRVEETLYLARKHRNLWMDISWVYGDIRHPSYQYFLWQDLLKALNLGVLDHILFGTDYPGIRQVEYLDMLMSINRYAASPELEIPLKGLEKILGENAKPLLPDILLREKI from the coding sequence ATGGAAGCTCAAAGGAGGGAGAAAAGGCTGAGAGTTGATATTCACTGCCACCTCTCTATGCTTGAATACACCGATCCGAGGCATCCTAGGATTGTTATGGTCTCTAGGGAAGAGTTCATCTCAGACTTGGATGCTGCAGGCTTCGATATCGCTGTCGTCCTTTCGGATCAGAGGACGCCACCTGAGGCGGTCTCCAATTATGTATCCTCGACTCCAGGGCGGCTCGTGGGTTTCGGTTATGTGAACCCGACTAGGCCTGATGCCTTCGAGGAGGTGAAAAGGCAGAGAGAAGAGCTAAGGCTCCACGGCCTTAAGCTATACCCAACCCTAGATGGATATAGGGCCGATGATCCTAGAGCCTTCAGGGTTTATGAGGTTGCCTCCGATCTTGGTATGCCTGTTATGTTCCATCAGGCTGGCATGCCTGAAGGTTATGCGCTGCTTAGATACACGGATCCTGAACAGATCGATGTTGTGGCCGCCTGCTTCCCCGAACTGAAGATTATTCTAGCCCATCTAGGCTATCCGAGGGTTGAGGAGACCCTATACCTAGCTAGGAAGCATAGGAACCTCTGGATGGATATAAGCTGGGTTTATGGAGATATTAGGCATCCAAGCTACCAGTACTTCCTCTGGCAGGATCTTCTCAAGGCCTTAAATCTTGGAGTTCTGGATCATATCCTCTTCGGCACGGACTATCCAGGAATAAGACAGGTGGAATATCTCGATATGCTCATGTCGATCAATAGATATGCGGCGAGCCCTGAGCTGGAGATCCCCTTAAAGGGTCTAGAGAAGATCCTTGGAGAGAACGCTAAGCCTCTCCTACCAGATATATTGCTTAGAGAAAAGATTTAA